A DNA window from Camelina sativa cultivar DH55 chromosome 17, Cs, whole genome shotgun sequence contains the following coding sequences:
- the LOC104757937 gene encoding probable protein phosphatase 2C 11: MKKKKNGGASAPIECVHLQTKLTTLVLSFFFFFFNSRTISSFIIFYFFLCFFFWFSQSPNLTNPSPPPLSVAPLRGDAYSPPPESSSSPAANSSSASDHSHSMISSRDPDALFSGGGISFLAGVRTVKFSYGYSSLKGKRATMEDYFETRISDVNGQMVAFFGVFDGHGGARTAEYLKNNLFKNLVSHDDFISDTKKAIVECFKKTDEEYLIEEIGQPKNAGSTASTALLIGDKLIVANVGDSRVVASRNGSAVPLSNDHKPDRSDERQRIEDAGGFIIWAGTWRVGGILAVSRAFGDKQLKPYVIADPEIQEEDISTLEFIVIASDGLWNVLSNKDAVAIARDISDAETAARKLVQEAYARGSCDNITCIVVRFEVS, encoded by the exons atgaagaaaaaaaaaaatggtggtgCTTCCGCTCCTATTGAATGCGTCCACCTCCAAACCAAACTCACCACTCTTGTtctgtctttcttcttcttcttcttcaactccagAACAATCTCTTCCTTTATCATCTTCtacttttttctctgtttcttcttttggttctcCCAATCACCAAACCTGACAAACCCATCTCCTCCTCCACTCTCCGTTGCTCCCCTTCGTGGGGATGCCTATTCGCCACCGccggaatcttcttcttctccggcggCGAACTCCTCCTCCGCATCCGATCATTCTCATTCCATGATTTCTTCTAGAGATCCCGATGCTCTCTTCAGCGGTGGTGGAATCAG CTTTTTAGCAGGAGTTAGAACTGTCAAGTTTAGTTATGGGTACTCTAGTCTTAAGGGTAAAAGAGCAACAATGGAGGATTACTTCGAAACTAGAATCTCTGATGTTAATGGACAAATGGTTGCTTTCTTTGGTGTCTTCgatg GTCATGGTGGAGCAAGAACTGCAGAGTATCTCAAAAACAATCTTTTCAAGAATTTAGTTAGTCATGATGATTTTATCTCAGACACTAAGAAAGCTATTG tTGAATGTTTTAAGAAGACAGATGAAGAGTATTTGATTGAAGAGATAGGACAGCCGAAGAATGCTGGCTCAACTGCATCAACTGCTTTGCTTATAGGTGATAAGTTGATTGTTGCTAATGTTGGTGATTCTAGAGTTGTAGCGTCGAGAAATGGTtcag CGGTTCCACTATCTAATGATCACAAACCTGATAGATCAGATGAGAGACAAAGGATTGAAGATGCTGGTGGCTTCATTATCTGGGCTG GAACGTGGCGAGTTGGTGGAATTCTTGCTGTGTCTCGTGCATTTGGGGATAAGCAACTTAAGCCATATGTGATTGCAGATCCAGAGATTCAG GAAGAGGATATAAGCACGTTGGAGTTCATTGTTATTGCTAGCGATGGACTGTGGAATGTGTTGTCAAACAAG GATGCTGTGGCAATAGCACGAGACATTTCAGATGCAGAAACTGCAGCAAGAAAGCTTGTGCAAGAAGCCTACGCACGCGGTAGCTGTGACAACATCACTTGCATTGTTGTTCGATTCGAAGTTTCTTGA
- the LOC104757936 gene encoding AAA-ATPase At1g43910 — MANLYSQVPSVSAVFSLYTSFSAITMLFRTILNEIVPKRIREYIAIKVMDFFSSYFQSSFTFVIEQRWEFVENQTFRAAEVYLPTRLAGLSTGKLLVGSSNLKNPAAEPKLGIPVNTKIIDEFEGIHLEWTLHSVETKKYLPEKRYFHLTCKKEFREKIMTDYFTYLAKSAEKIMSHRENLKIYTYNQDRSKWESAIFEHHTTFETLAVEPDLKKTLIDDLDAFSKGKDFFKSVGRAWKRGYLLYGPPGTGKSSMVAAIANHMKYHIYDLQIQSVRDDGELREILTSTKNRSILLIEDIDCGADASRRRQTKKKEEDGGEDDGEPQKRKKKFEVGISLSGLLNFVDGLWSSCGEEKIIIFTTNHKEKLDPALLRPGRMDVHILMDNCTPFVFRKLVALYLKTDDHVLFDPIEKLVLEVSSTPAEVTQQLMASKNADIALKGLLEFLETKKMKKGEESSVEEEGEIEDAETKEAET, encoded by the exons atggcgaatCTTTATAGTCAGGTCCCTTCTGTATCCGCTGTTTTCTCTCTTTACACATCTTTTTCAGCAATCACGATGCTTTTTCGAACAATCCTCAACGAGATCGTGCCTAAGAGGATCAGAGAGTACATAGCTATAAAAGTTATggacttcttctcttcttacttCCAGTCAAGTTTCACTTTTGTGATCGAGCAACGTTGGGAGTTTGTTGAGAACCAGACGTTCCGTGCTGCTGAAGTTTACTTACCGACCCGTCTGGCCGGGCTCTCTACCGGAAAACTCCTTGTGGGTTCGAGTAATCTCAAGAATCCAGCGGCTGAGCCAAAACTTGGGATTCCTGTCAACACAAAGATCATTGATGAGTTTGAAGGGATTCATCTTGAGTGGACTCTTCACTCTGTTGAAACTAAGAAGTATCTACCCGAGAAACG GTACTTTCATTTGACATGTAAGAAGGAGTTTCGTGAGAAGATTATGACGGATTACTTCACTTACTTGGCGAAATCAGCGGAGAAGATAATGAGCCATCGTGAGAATCTCAAGATCTACACTTACAACCAAGACCGGTCTAAATGGGAATCGGCTATTTTCGAGCACCACACGACCTTTGAGACCTTAGCTGTTGAGCCAGACCTTAAGAAGACTTTGATTGATGATCTTGATGCTTTCTCTAAAGGCAAAGACTTTTTCAAGAGTGTGGGACGCGCTTGGAAGCGCGGATATCTTCTTTACGGTCCACCGGGTACTGGAAAATCCTCTATGGTAGCTGCCATTGCTAATCACATGAAGTATCATATCTATGATCTTCAGATTCAGAGTGTTAGAGATGATGGTGAGCTGCGGGAGATTCTTACTTCGACTAAGAACCGGTCTATTCTTCTTATTGAAGATATTGATTGTGGAGCTGATGCTTCTCGTAGACGCCAGaccaagaaaaaggaagaggatggtggagaagatgatggagagCCGCAGAAgcggaagaagaagtttgaagtTGGG ATATCGTTGTCTGGTCTATTGAACTTTGTTGATGGACTTTGGTCTAGCTgtggagaagaaaaaatcataattttcacAACCAATCACAAGGAGAAGCTTGACCCGGCATTGCTGAGACCGGGACGAATGGATGTTCACATTCTCATGGACAATTGCACGCCATTTGTGTTCAGAAAGCTTGTGGCTTTGTACCTCAAAACTGATGACCATGTCTTGTTTGATCCAATTGAGAAGCTCGTCCTTGAGGTTAGTTCAACTCCGGCTGAAGTCACGCAGCAGCTCATGGCAAGTAAGAACGCTGATATCGCGCTTAAAGGTCTCCTCGAGTTCCTGGAAaccaagaagatgaaaaagggAGAAGAGTCCAGTGTGGAGGAagagggagagattgaagatgctgAGACTAAAGAAGCAGAAACATAA
- the LOC104757938 gene encoding uncharacterized protein LOC104757938: MVNHEIIVRVLSEKVSGSSGKLKIKVPRFDNSALIQGYAKTLIGRCMNPAMQDMKALLFMLPKIWKIEERVVGADLGMGRFQFDFDQEEDILEVLKMEPYHFDHWMLSLVRWEPVVDHMYPYLIKFWVRMMGVPLHFWADETFRSIGSDLGEVVEVDIDNGRVQFLFDGFKPLVFEAAVEFHSGEETLVILRYERLYGYCRWCFRLCHDVSYCPLFGNNGKQAQASGTDPRPEDKLQSYKGAVASGSNSGSSSGVRGSGAPQGSAVGGGRGAGGGQADGHRHKQGFGHKSKRGRRDFQPKEQVAQQASMAGTTVPVVGEGVGPAQGTDGDVTEQPILDAFLDSATEEVAVPLFVEVPSGEDKRVCKNLFLLL; this comes from the exons ATGGTCAATCACGAAATCATCGTCCGG GTGCTTTCTGAGAAGGTGTCAGGGTCTAGTGGTAAGCTGAAGATCAAGGTTCCACGTTTCGATAATTCTGCACTAATCCAAGGGTATGCTAAGACTCTCATTGGCCGGTGTATGAATCCTGCGATGCAGGACATGAAGGCTCTGTTATTCATGTTGCCAAAGATCTGGAAGATTGAGGAGAGGGTTGTGGGTGCGGATCTGGGAATGGGGcgttttcagtttgattttgatcaAGAAGAGGACATTCTCGAGGTTCTGAAAATGGAACCCTATCACTTTGATCATTGGATGCTCTCCCTGGTTAGGTGGGAGCCAGTGGTGGATCACATGTATCCCTATCTTATTAAGTTTTGGGTGCGGATGATGGGAGTGCCGCTTCATTTTTGGGCTGATGAGACGTTCCGCAGTATTGGCTCCGATCTGGGGGAGGTTGTGGAGGTTGATATCGACAATGGTCGAGTTCAATTCTTGTTTGATGGTTTTAAACCATTGGTGTTTGAAGCTGCTGTCGAGTTCCATAGTGGCGAAGAAACGTTGGTGATTCTGAGGTATGAGCGGTTATATGGGTACTGTAGATGGTGCTTTAGGTTGTGCCATGACGTGTCCTATTGTCCTTTGTTTGGGAATAATGGGAAACAAGCACAGGCAAGTGGAACGGATCCTCGTCCTGAGGACAAGCTTCAAAGCTATAAGGGAGCAGTTGCAAGTGGGTCTAATTCTGGTTCTAGTTCAGGGGTCCGTGGGTCGGGGGCTCCTCAGGGCTCTGCTGTAGGAGGAGGACGGGGTGCAGGAGGTGGTCAGGCTGACGGTCACCGTCACAAACAAGGTTTTGGGCACAAGTCAAAGAGGGGACGTAGGGATTTTCAGCCAAAGGAGCAGGTTGCACAGCAGGCTTCAATGGCGGGTACTACTGTCCCGGTTGTGGGAGAGGGTGTTGGTCCAGCTCAGGGAACTGACGGGGACGTTACAGAACAACCGATACTGGATGCTTTTTTGGATTCTGCTACGGAGGAGGTTGCTGTTCCTTTGTTTGTTGAGGTTCCTTCTGGTGAGGACAAACGGGTATGTAAGAATCTTTTTCTGCTTCTGTAG